A genomic segment from Candidatus Obscuribacterales bacterium encodes:
- a CDS encoding biopolymer transporter ExbD, with protein sequence MQLPEETDAPPQINIVPMIDAIFAVLAFFIMSTLFLTRSQGLPVTLPDAATSETQVQEQWVVTLDAQGRVFLNQAPVAVDQLAAQVRSQLTDTDPLVIIQADAATPHGLVVQVMDELRTLEGVRLAIATQRP encoded by the coding sequence ATGCAGCTCCCTGAGGAAACCGATGCACCACCTCAGATCAACATCGTACCGATGATTGACGCCATCTTCGCGGTGCTAGCCTTTTTCATCATGTCCACCTTGTTTCTCACCCGCTCCCAAGGGTTGCCGGTGACCTTGCCCGATGCGGCCACCAGCGAAACCCAGGTTCAGGAGCAATGGGTGGTAACCCTAGACGCTCAAGGACGGGTGTTTCTCAATCAAGCGCCCGTGGCGGTGGATCAGCTCGCAGCCCAAGTGCGATCGCAACTTACCGATACAGATCCCTTGGTGATCATCCAAGCGGATGCAGCCACCCCCCATGGGTTAGTGGTGCAGGTGATGGATGAATTGCGTACCTTGGAGGGTGTGCGGCTAGCGATCGCTACCCAACGCCCCTAG